From one Lycium ferocissimum isolate CSIRO_LF1 chromosome 7, AGI_CSIRO_Lferr_CH_V1, whole genome shotgun sequence genomic stretch:
- the LOC132064251 gene encoding chaperone protein dnaJ C76, chloroplastic — MECSSLYNKNSVIGTSAFSSRTPENINCHTFPSTCSFPLTSKNPFATLSSSTTTAKCYGQNYGDEEPLSAFLAYDVLGVAPNCSADELKSAFRNKVKKFHPDVRRDGDSSDKMIRRVIQAYEMLSNFTKSEIIERECLDPFDQPECEAFDLFVNETVCIGKGCPFSCVKKAPHAFTFSSLMGTARATSQGHGEDYQVQLAVGQCPRSCIHYVTPSQRIILEELLGSIMSKPYDTSAEEDLLYSLIIKARFENNRYQKPKKQPKASTKRVDWF; from the exons atggaatgcTCATCTCTGTACAACAAAAATTCTGTAATAGGAACTTCAGCTTTCTCCTCAAGAACTCCTGAGAATATTAACTGTCACACTTTTCCATCAACCTGTTCTTTTCCTTTAACTTCTAAAAACCCCTTTGCtaccctttcttcttctacAACTACAGCAAAGTGTTATGGTCAGAATTATGGGGATGAAGAACCCCTTTCTGCTTTTTTGGCAtatgatgttcttggtgttgctCCTAATTGCTCTGCAGATGAGCTGAAATCTGCTTTCAGGAATAAG GTTAAGAAGTTTCATCCTGATGTAAGGAGAGATGGGGATAGTTCAGATAAGATGATTCGCCGAGTCATTCAAGCCTATGAG ATGTTGTCCAACTTCACGAAGTCAGAGATCATCGAAAG GGAATGCTTAGATCCATTTGATCAGCCAGAATGTGAGGCATTCGATCTCTTTGTTAATGAGACTGTttgtattggaaaag GTTGTCCATTTTCATGCGTTAAGAAAGCACCTCATGCATTCACTTTTTCCTCGTTAATGGGAACTGCACGAGCAACTTCTCAAG GCCATGGTGAAGATTATCAAGTCCAGCTTGCAGTTGGTCAATGCCCCAGGAGTTGCATACATTATGTTACACCTTCTCAAAGAATAATACTTGAAGAGCTACTTGGCAG CATCATGAGCAAACCTTATGATACATCAGCAGAAGAAGACTTGCTTTATTCGCTAATCATAAAAGCCCGTTTTGAGAACAATCGCTACCAGAAGCCCAAGAAGCAACCTAAGGCCTCAACCAAACGCGTAGACTGGTTCTAA
- the LOC132064250 gene encoding microtubule-binding protein TANGLED isoform X1: protein MGIFSFCELCSFFLSYKCSILSKGVFSEISDSKVDKCMARLQELQYTVTGGNKVISGVTLSPRSTRGYLKASLRCKQESLRIKNATSRKSPPGKLPTNAGEWRRMSLPAMLLGETVAEIKQASQFARDIVEAVGSKGKTPASDDPKTPLTLRQNQKPSPENSELRSRRKREKQVTMQTMRSPPSKQRAKSRINFKVSSPLQQRECEKENCKYIANRVSPRNRPWVKKTVLFPNPLFHSSSPTSQQQKLSKTQSPITARNRQTPHKFLVKSPPKAPKLQAKIRSPQKLYASPTRVTSLGTKFLAKSPPKASKLHAKIRSPPKVYASPTRVSSLGTKFLAKSPPRFQVKIRSPPQISVSPTRATSLSKRSPKMSTAAKLRWSFSPTRLANKIASSPSKMRSFSPSRLASRLASPLKSKKSVQKIDGMRMMMSGLKQRPRASTTSKQFSVQGM from the exons ATgggtattttttctttttgtgaatTGTGTTCTTTTTTCTTGAGTTATAAGTGCTCAATTCTTTCAAAAGGGGTATTTTCTGAAATCTCTGATAGCAAG GTGGACAAGTGTATGGCTCGATTACAAGAGCTTCAGTATACAGTTACAGGTGGTAATAAGGTGATTTCTGGTGTAACTCTCAGTCCCCGCAGCACTAGAGGCTATTTGAAAGCTAGCCTCAGATGCAAACAAGAATCTTTGAG GATCAAGAATGCTACTTCCCGCAAATCTCCTCCAGGGAAATTGCCGACAAATGCAGGGGAGTGGCGGCGAATGTCATTACCAGCAATGCTTCTGGGAGAGACAGTGGCTGAAATTAAACAGGCAAGTCAATTTGCTAGAGATATAGTGGAGGCAGTAGGTTCCAAGGGGAAAACACCAGCATCCGATGACCCGAAAACTCCACTCACATTGAGGCAAAACCAGAAGCCAAGCCCTGAAAACTCCGAGCTCCGATCAcgtagaaagagagagaaacagGTAACCATGCAAACAATGCGGTCACCACCATCAAAACAACGAGCAAAATCACGAATAAACTTCAAGGTTTCTTCTCCATTGCAGCAGAGGGAATGTGAGAAAGAAAATTGCAAGTACATTGCAAATAGAGTTTCCCCAAGGAATAGGCCATGGGTGAAAAAGACTGTCCTTTTTCCAAACCCATTGTTCCATTCATCATCTCCAACTTCACAGCAGCAGAAATTATCTAAAACACAGTCTCCCATTACTGCAAGAAATCGACAAACACCCCATAAGTTCTTGGTGAAGTCCCCGCCCAAGGCCCCAAAGCTTCAAGCGAAAATCAGAAGCCCCCAAAAACTTTATGCATCTCCTACTAGAGTAACAAGTTTGGGCACTAAGTTCTTGGCAAAGTCTCCGCCCAAAGCCTCAAAGCTTCACGCGAAAATCAGAAGCCCCCCAAAAGTTTATGCATCTCCTACTAGAGTATCAAGTTTGGGCACTAAGTTTTTGGCGAAGTCTCCGCCAAGGTTTCAAGTGAAAATCAGGAGCCCTCCACAAATTTCTGTGTCTCCTACTAGAGCAACAAGTTTGAGCAAGAGGTCCCCAAAGATGTCAACAGCTGCCAAACTGAGGTGGTCATTTTCACCAACAAGATTGGCAAACAAGATAGCTTCTTCACCCTCCAAAATGAGGTCATTTTCGCCATCAAGATTGGCAAGTAGGTTAGCTTCACCATTAAAGAGCAAAAAATCTGTACAGAAGATTGATgggatgaggatgatgatgagtGGACTCAAACAGCGACCACGAGCTTCAACCACATCAAAGCAATTCTCAGTTCAGGGAATGTGA
- the LOC132064250 gene encoding microtubule-binding protein TANGLED isoform X2, which yields MVARTPPKLQHKKMVVPPLNPILLRETLNKVDKCMARLQELQYTVTGGNKVISGVTLSPRSTRGYLKASLRCKQESLRIKNATSRKSPPGKLPTNAGEWRRMSLPAMLLGETVAEIKQASQFARDIVEAVGSKGKTPASDDPKTPLTLRQNQKPSPENSELRSRRKREKQVTMQTMRSPPSKQRAKSRINFKVSSPLQQRECEKENCKYIANRVSPRNRPWVKKTVLFPNPLFHSSSPTSQQQKLSKTQSPITARNRQTPHKFLVKSPPKAPKLQAKIRSPQKLYASPTRVTSLGTKFLAKSPPKASKLHAKIRSPPKVYASPTRVSSLGTKFLAKSPPRFQVKIRSPPQISVSPTRATSLSKRSPKMSTAAKLRWSFSPTRLANKIASSPSKMRSFSPSRLASRLASPLKSKKSVQKIDGMRMMMSGLKQRPRASTTSKQFSVQGM from the exons aTGGTAGCAAGAACCCCACCAAAGTTGCAGCATAAGAAAATGGTGGTGCCTCCTCTTAACCCCATTCTTCTTAGAGAAACACTAAACAAG GTGGACAAGTGTATGGCTCGATTACAAGAGCTTCAGTATACAGTTACAGGTGGTAATAAGGTGATTTCTGGTGTAACTCTCAGTCCCCGCAGCACTAGAGGCTATTTGAAAGCTAGCCTCAGATGCAAACAAGAATCTTTGAG GATCAAGAATGCTACTTCCCGCAAATCTCCTCCAGGGAAATTGCCGACAAATGCAGGGGAGTGGCGGCGAATGTCATTACCAGCAATGCTTCTGGGAGAGACAGTGGCTGAAATTAAACAGGCAAGTCAATTTGCTAGAGATATAGTGGAGGCAGTAGGTTCCAAGGGGAAAACACCAGCATCCGATGACCCGAAAACTCCACTCACATTGAGGCAAAACCAGAAGCCAAGCCCTGAAAACTCCGAGCTCCGATCAcgtagaaagagagagaaacagGTAACCATGCAAACAATGCGGTCACCACCATCAAAACAACGAGCAAAATCACGAATAAACTTCAAGGTTTCTTCTCCATTGCAGCAGAGGGAATGTGAGAAAGAAAATTGCAAGTACATTGCAAATAGAGTTTCCCCAAGGAATAGGCCATGGGTGAAAAAGACTGTCCTTTTTCCAAACCCATTGTTCCATTCATCATCTCCAACTTCACAGCAGCAGAAATTATCTAAAACACAGTCTCCCATTACTGCAAGAAATCGACAAACACCCCATAAGTTCTTGGTGAAGTCCCCGCCCAAGGCCCCAAAGCTTCAAGCGAAAATCAGAAGCCCCCAAAAACTTTATGCATCTCCTACTAGAGTAACAAGTTTGGGCACTAAGTTCTTGGCAAAGTCTCCGCCCAAAGCCTCAAAGCTTCACGCGAAAATCAGAAGCCCCCCAAAAGTTTATGCATCTCCTACTAGAGTATCAAGTTTGGGCACTAAGTTTTTGGCGAAGTCTCCGCCAAGGTTTCAAGTGAAAATCAGGAGCCCTCCACAAATTTCTGTGTCTCCTACTAGAGCAACAAGTTTGAGCAAGAGGTCCCCAAAGATGTCAACAGCTGCCAAACTGAGGTGGTCATTTTCACCAACAAGATTGGCAAACAAGATAGCTTCTTCACCCTCCAAAATGAGGTCATTTTCGCCATCAAGATTGGCAAGTAGGTTAGCTTCACCATTAAAGAGCAAAAAATCTGTACAGAAGATTGATgggatgaggatgatgatgagtGGACTCAAACAGCGACCACGAGCTTCAACCACATCAAAGCAATTCTCAGTTCAGGGAATGTGA